The Sesamum indicum cultivar Zhongzhi No. 13 linkage group LG6, S_indicum_v1.0, whole genome shotgun sequence genome has a segment encoding these proteins:
- the LOC105164530 gene encoding uncharacterized protein LOC105164530, producing the protein MANLIEEDEGMVNITVRTIGPSPPSHLRVPSSLKVKELRELIAGTSHLPLKNMRLVCRGNVLHDSTNGDDILVQLQDGETVFVAIKPQPPAKHISNFDDDDGEDLKFQLPQSTSKWKRRLFFVLRDKFKFPDMLLMVIFSLSLKMWTTIVVWFILASVAHRLGVGPLYILGTGFLIIFYNLGHRQPGDISAYSIFNEDFRELPGTLNADRLDRDIRLGRF; encoded by the exons ATGGCCAATCTCATCGAAGAGGATGAAGGAATGGTTAATATCACTGTGCGGACCATCGGTCCTTCCCCTCCGTCTCACCTCAGGGTCCCTTCTTCGCTCAAA GTTAAAGAGTTGAGGGAATTGATTGCTGGGACTAGTCACCTGCCCCTTAAGAATATGAGGCTTGTTTGTCGAGGGAATGTCTTGCACGATAGTACAAATGGTGATGATATATTGGTGCAACTCCAGGATGGAG AAACTGTGTTTGTTGCCATCAAACCCCAGCCGCCTGCTAAGCATATTAGCAATTTTGATGACGACGATGGCGAAGATCTT AAATTTCAACTTCCACAATCAACTAGCAAGTGGAAAAGAAggcttttctttgttttacgtgataaatttaagtttCCTG ATATGCTTTTGATGGTGATTTTCTCTCTCAGTCTAAAGATGTGGACAACAATTGTAGTATGGTTTATTCTGGCATCTGTTGCCCATAGATTGGGTGTCGGGCCTCTATAT ATACTTGGAACTGGATTTCTTATCATTTTCTACAACCTTGGGCATCGGCAACCTGGCGATATAAG CGCATATTCTATATTCAATGAAGATTTTAGGGAACTTCCTGGGACTCTCAATGCGGATCGCCTCGACAGGGACATCAGACTTGGGCGATTCTGA